The Rhizobiaceae bacterium genome contains the following window.
TCGATCAGGCCGACCGAGCGGCCCTTTGCGCGCAAGGCTTCCATGGCTGCCTTCGCGCCGTTGACCGCCATGCCGCAGGCAATGATCGTCAGTTCCTCGCCGATGGCATGTATCTTTGCCTGGCCGATGGAGAACGGCTCTCCCTTGTCGTAGACCACCGGATCGTGCCCGCGTCCGATGCGGAAATAGATCGGCTGGGGATAGGTGGCGGAGGCGCGCAGAAGGGCCGCGAACTGCGCTCCGTCCGCAGGCGAGATCACCGCGAGATTGGCCAGCGCGCGCATGGTGGAAATGTCCTCGGTGGCGTGGTGCGAGGTTCCGTAGAAGCCGAGCGAAATGCCGGTGTGGTGGCCGATCAGCCTGACCGGCAAATTGCAATAGGCGATGTCCATTCGGATCTGCTCGCAGGCAAGCAACCCCAGGAAGGAGGCGAACGTGGCCACATAGGGGATCAGCCCCGTGGTGGCCATGCCTGCCGCCGCCGACACCATGTTCTGCTCCGATATACCGAACTGGACGAAGCGCTCCGGGAAGCGTTGGGCGAAGCCGATCAGCCCGTTCGAATGTTGCAGGTCGGCGGTTCCCGCCGCAACGGGGTGGCCCGCCTCCACAAGCTCGATCAGCGTATCGGAGAGAACGGACAGCGAAGGCGCGCGCTTGTTGAGATCGCGATACTGCCAGCTCTCGGGATTCTGCGGTCCGTTCATCATGACCTGCTCCCGGAAAGGATCGCCTCGCGGGCGCGCGCTTCGTCATCCGGCGCGAGATAGCCCAGATGCCATCCCGGCTCCGTCTCCATATATGGCACGCCCTTGCCCTTCATCGTCCGCGCGATGATGCAGCATGGCTTCTTGCGGGACGTGTCTGCCTTGACCGCGCGCAGCGTTTCCGTCAGCGCCACGATGTCGTGGCCGTCGACGATATGCGTCTCCCAACCGAAGCTGCGCCATTTGTCGCCAAGCGGCTCGATTGCGATGACATCGTCCACCTTGCCATCGAGCTGGTAGCCGTTGCGGTCGACAATCGCGGTGAGGCGCGAAAGGCCGTGGCTGGACGCGTTGAGCGCTGCTTCCCAAACCTGGCCTTCCTGCATTTCGCCATCGCCCAGCAGCACGAACGCATCGAAATTCAGCTTCTGGATGCGCGCGCCGTGCAGCATGCCGACGGCGTTCGACAGCGCATGGCCGATCGATCCCGAACTGAAATCGACGCCGGGCACCTTCGTCATGTCGGGATGGTCGCCAAGCGGACTGCCGAGCCTCGTATAATCCTCCAGCCATGCGCGGTCGAAGAAATCGAGATCCGCGAGGATAGGAAACAGCCCCACCGCCGCGTGTCCCTTGCCCATCAGGAAGCGGTCTCGCTCCGGCCAGCGGGGATCGCCGCGCCTGATGTTCATGACGTCATAATAGAGCGCCGCGAATATCTCCGCGCATGAGAATACGGAGGAGTAGTGCCCGACCTTTGCAATCGCGATCAGCCGCAACGTCTCAAGCCGGATGAAGCTCGCGCGTTCGGTGAGGTAGGCCGCCGTTTCTTGAGAAATACTTGTATTTTTCATGGTGCCCACGAAGAAGCGCGATTTGAATCACGAAATGCGGAGGCCGCGATGCAACGAGGCACTCGGTCGATCCGCTTTCAATACATGATATATCGACGGCGGATGGTGTCAAACCCAGGAACGGGAATTTTGTGGATGGCGTCAGAAATAATTTCGCCGTCTTACGGTTCAGCGTGACGGGCGCACTGCGAAAGGTTTTGAGCTACGAAGGAAAAAATTACATAAAAACAGTACGATAGAACAAGATAAATCGGATGGATGCCTGAGCTCGGCGGGATTCAGGTTCCAACAGTCCGCCGCTTGACCGCTCGGTTTTCCCATGTATGATATATCTTATAGTGGAATTGAGACGGAGATGGACCTGCCGTTGGCGCTTGGCGGAAGGTAAGACCGAAAGCGTTGCAGCGGATTTTCCATATAGACGATATTCGGCTTTTGTCGTGATGACATATAAATATAAATCATCGCAGTTTGAATATATATCACCATACGTGCAGTATATTTTAAGTTGTGAATGGAAAGTCGAGCAAATGCCAATGGGGAACAACGGAGACAACTGATGAAATCGAGATCATTGATACTGGCGTTCGCCGCTGCGGGCGCGATCGCTGCATCCTTTCCGGCCCAGGCCGCGGACTGGTGGCCGTTTGGCGTCGTCCCGGATGGACCGGACAGCACCACGATTGAATATGTTCCGCTTGAGAAGGCATCTAAGGAGTGGAACCTTTGCGTGCTTATCCCGCACCTGAAGGACAGCTACTGGCTCGCCAACAATTACGGCACGGTGCAGGAAGCCAGGCGGCTCGGCGTTCACGCCTACACCTTCCAGGCGGGCGGATACGACCAGTTGTCCAAGCAGCTTTCGCAGTTTGACGACTGCATCGCTTCCAACGCCGATGCCATTCTGGTCTCGCCGATCACCGAGGCGGGCATCGCGGGAAGCCTGAAGGTCGGGA
Protein-coding sequences here:
- a CDS encoding transketolase, whose product is MKNTSISQETAAYLTERASFIRLETLRLIAIAKVGHYSSVFSCAEIFAALYYDVMNIRRGDPRWPERDRFLMGKGHAAVGLFPILADLDFFDRAWLEDYTRLGSPLGDHPDMTKVPGVDFSSGSIGHALSNAVGMLHGARIQKLNFDAFVLLGDGEMQEGQVWEAALNASSHGLSRLTAIVDRNGYQLDGKVDDVIAIEPLGDKWRSFGWETHIVDGHDIVALTETLRAVKADTSRKKPCCIIARTMKGKGVPYMETEPGWHLGYLAPDDEARAREAILSGSRS
- a CDS encoding transketolase, whose amino-acid sequence is MNGPQNPESWQYRDLNKRAPSLSVLSDTLIELVEAGHPVAAGTADLQHSNGLIGFAQRFPERFVQFGISEQNMVSAAAGMATTGLIPYVATFASFLGLLACEQIRMDIAYCNLPVRLIGHHTGISLGFYGTSHHATEDISTMRALANLAVISPADGAQFAALLRASATYPQPIYFRIGRGHDPVVYDKGEPFSIGQAKIHAIGEELTIIACGMAVNGAKAAMEALRAKGRSVGLIDMHTIKPLDRDAVVRAAQASGVVLTVEEHNILGGLGSAVAEIMAEIRPKARLVRHGIMDEYSLIAPPTHLYRHYRLDAAGIEEVAMDCLQGDAGA